The following proteins are co-located in the Lagenorhynchus albirostris chromosome 4, mLagAlb1.1, whole genome shotgun sequence genome:
- the LOC132520002 gene encoding elongation factor 1-gamma-like — MAAGTLYTYPENWRAFKALIAAQYSGAQVRVLSAPPHFHFGQTNRTPEFLRKFPAGKVPAFEGDDGFCVFESNAIAYYVSNEELRGSTPEAAAQVVQWVSFADSDIVPPASTWVFPTLGIMHHSKQATENAKEEVRRILGLLDAHLKTRTFLVGERVTLADITLVCTLLWLYKQVLEPSFHQAFPNTNRWFLTCINQPQFRAVLGEVKLCEKMAQFDAKKFAESQPKKDTPRKEKASREEKQKPQAERKEEKKAAAPAPEEELDECEQALAAEPKAKNPFAHLPKSTFVLDEFKRKYSNEDTLSVALPYFWEHFDKDGWSLWYSEYRFPEELTQTFMSCNLITGMFQRLDKLRKNAFASVILFGTNNSSSISGVWVFRGQELAFPLSPDWQVDYESYTWRKLDPSSEETQTLVREYFSWDGAFQHVGKSFNQGKIFK; from the coding sequence ATGGCGGCTGGGACCCTGTACACATATCCTGAAAACTGGAGGGCCTTCAAGGCCCTCATTGCCGCTCAGTACAGCGGGGCTCAGGTCCGCGTGCTGTCCGCACCACCCCACTTCCATTTTGGCCAAACCAACCGTACCCCCGAGTTTCTCCGTAAATTTCCTGCTGGCAAGGTTCCAGCCTTTGAGGGTGACGATGGATTCTGTGTGTTCGAGAGCAATGCCATTGCCTACTATGTGAGCAACGAGGAGCTGCGGGGAAGTACTCCCGAAGCAGCagcccaggtggtgcagtgggtgaGCTTTGCTGATAGCGACATAGTTCCCCCAGCCAGTACCTGGGTGTTCCCCACCTTGGGCATCATGCACCACAGCAAGCAGGCCACAGAGAATGCAAAGGAGGAGGTGAGGCGAATCCTGGGGCTGCTGGATGCTCACCTGAAGACGAGGACTTTTCTGGTGGGCGAACGTGTGACGCTGGCTGACATCACACTTGTCTGCACCCTGTTGTGGCTTTATAAACAGGTTCTGGAGCCTTCTTTCCACCAGGCCTTCCCTAATACAAACCGCTGGTTCCTCACCTGCATTAACCAGCCCCAGTTCCGGGCGGTCTTGGGGGAGGTGAAACTCTGTGAGAAAATGGCCCAATTTGATGCTAAAAAGTTTGCAGAGAGCCAGCCTAAAAAGGACACGCCACGGAAAGAGAAAGCTTCTCGAGAAGAGAAGCAGAAGCCCCAGGCCGAGCGGAAAGAGGAGAAGAAGGCAGCTGCCCCTGCTCCCGAGGAGGAGCTGGATGAATGTGAGCAGGCGCTGGCTGCTGAGCCGAAGGCCAAGAATCCCTTTGCTCACCTGCCCAAGAGTACCTTTGTGTTGGATGAATTTAAGCGCAAGTACTCCAACGAGGACACACTCTCCGTGGCCCTGCCGTACTTTTGGGAGCACTTTGATAAAGATGGCTGGTCCCTGTGGTACTCCGAGTACCGCTTCCCTGAAGAGCTCACCCAGACCTTCATGAGCTGCAACCTCATCACTGGAATGTTCCAGCGATTGGACAAACTGAGGAAGAATGCCTTTGCCAGTGTCATTCTGTTTGGAACCAACAATAGCAGCTCCATTTCCGGAGTCTGGGTCTTCCGAGGCCAGGAGCTTGCCTTTCCGCTGAGTCCAGATTGGCAGGTGGACTATGAGTCATACACATGGCGGAAACTGGATCCCAGCAGCGAGGAGACCCAGACGCTGGTTCGAGAATACTTTTCCTGGGATGGGGCCTTCCAGCATGTGGGCAAATCCTTCAATCAGGGCAAGATCTTCAAGTGA